A DNA window from Eretmochelys imbricata isolate rEreImb1 chromosome 3, rEreImb1.hap1, whole genome shotgun sequence contains the following coding sequences:
- the LOC144262456 gene encoding E3 SUMO-protein ligase ZBED1-like, with protein MEQSSKRSGLLNGRFIFKKFSDGSLDKRTVICSYCKAEFQYHRSTSSLQYHLRAKHAFASSSCATDNPPTANESIQPQQSTLAEFQDRYKPMDQTKYNTLTNAIAKWIAMDCRPLNIVNDRGLRDVIQIASSNQLYTLPSEGTIASRIHDLYNNEKTTKLELLKNALAVALTGDHWTSLSNHSYLGVTAHLIDASWTLQSFALTVMHTEERHAESCAECFLDVAKEWNIQEKVTTISTDSAHNMIAADNCLPFEHMTCIAHSLQRSITVALSDGGFENILEKCRKLVGHFKHSPINSTELGIQQAAKGQKQEPLVQDISSRWNSTLGMVQHLLCNKAAITATLALQKQKLSVPTSKDFEKLQKLETLLEPCRFVTELLGGELYVSCSVVLPAFCHIFSVMEVSDDDPEYVIQFKNTFTADLIKHKEGTNMRFLKIATALDPRFKHLKCLPKSERDEVWNMLSEVLKEQHSNAETTEPEPPKKKINLPLVADDENEHASVCTALDRYRAEPVISMKTCPLEWWSKHEGAYEHLAYLARKYLATPATAVPCERLFSLSGDIVNKKWAALSPVNVNKLVCLSDWLNKK; from the coding sequence ATGGAGCAAAGCAGCAAAAGATCAGGTCTTTTGAATgggaggtttatttttaaaaaattttcggATGGTTCTCTGGATAAAAGAACGGTTATCTGTAGCTATTGCAAGGCTGAGTTCCAATACCATCGAAGTACTTCAAGTCTGCAGTATCACCTACGTGCTAAACATGCTTTTGCCTCCAGTTCTTGTGCTACAGATAACCCACCAACAGCAAATGAATCCATCCAGCCGCAACAGAGTACGCTTGCAGAGTTTCAGGATCGCTACAAGCCCATGGATCAAACAAAGTACAACACCTTAACCAATGCTATTGCAAAGTGGATAGCTATGGACTGCAGACCACTCAACATTGTAAATGACAGAGGGCTAAGAGATGTTATTCAAATTGCATCTTCCAATCAGTTATACACCTTGCCCTCTGAAGGAACCATTGCATCACGAATACATGATCTATATAACAACGAGAAGACTACCAAGttggagcttttgaaaaatgcaCTAGCTGTTGCTTTGACTGGTGATCACTGGACATCCTTGAGCAATCACAGCTATCTTGGAGTCACAGCACACCTGATTGATGCTTCATGGACACTGCAGTCATTCGCTTTAACAGTAATGCATACTGAAGAGAGACATGCTGAATCATGTGCAGAGTGTTTCTTGGATGTTGCAAAAGAATGGAATATTCAGGAAAAAGTAACAACAATTAGTACTGACAGTGCACATAATATGATAGCAGCAGACAACTGTTTGCCTTTTGAACACATGACATGTATCGCTCACAGTCTGCAACGATCCATTACAGTCGCGCTCAGTGATGGTGGTTTTGAAAACATActggaaaaatgtagaaaacttgtGGGCCATTTCAAACACAGTCCAATAAACAGTACAGAGCTAGGAATACAACAAGCTGCAAAGGGACAGAAACAAGAACCTCTTGTTCAAGATATTTCATCCAGATGGAACTCCACATTGGGTATGGTTCAGCACCTGCTTTGCAATAAAGCTGCTATCACTGCCACATTAGCTCTTCAAAAGCAAAAACTATCAGTGCCAACAAGTAAGGATTTCGAAAAACTGCAAAAGCTAGAAACACTACTTGAGCCCTGCAggtttgtgactgaactccttgggggagaattgtatgtctcctgctctgtggttctgcccgcattctgccatatatttagtGTTATGGAAGTCTCAGATGACGACCCAGAATATGTTATTcagtttaagaacactttcactgcagatctgataaaacacaaagaaggtaccaatatgagatttctaaagatagctacagcacttgacccaaggtttaagcatctgaagtgccttccaaaatctgaaagggatgaggtttggaacatgctgtcagaagtcttaaaagagcaacactccaatgcagaaactacagaacctgaaccaccaaaaaagaaaatcaaccttccatTGGTggcagatgatgaaaatgagcatgcatcagtctgcactgctttggatcgttatcgagcagaacctgtcatcagcatgaaaacatgtcctctggaatggtggtcgaagcatgaaggggcatacgaacatttagcatatttggcacgtaaataccttgcaacgccggctacagcagtgccatgtgaacgcctgttctcactttcaggtgacattgtaaataagaagtgggcagcattatcacccgtaaatgtaaacaaacttgtttgtcttagcgattggctgaacaagaagtag